A genomic window from Microbacterium sp. ET2 includes:
- a CDS encoding transporter substrate-binding domain-containing protein: MRTFRAPVAASFAAAAVLALTACSGGGSGDAPAATDEPGTGASADAPLYDQLPSSIRDAGVITVAADTHPPYRTIEEGGEITGIDPDLQAALSEQLGVPFQMQTSSGLDAMLTGMLSGRFDAFNGPVRTTPEREAEFDAVVWMTTRTSYVFLAERADELDDPEALCGARVAGVTGSVTESQLERYNEWCEGEGLDPAEFVGLEDTNSTFLAVNSDRADYAGTTQSAAIDLQASDPDQYGYLIQTDEQGAGVDQLAMFMPKDSGLAEPMLAAFQAIFDNGEYDRIMSEWGIEDAAVEEPSLNPMTGQ; encoded by the coding sequence ATGCGCACTTTCCGAGCACCCGTTGCGGCATCCTTCGCGGCCGCCGCTGTTCTCGCACTCACGGCCTGCAGCGGCGGCGGTTCAGGTGATGCGCCGGCCGCGACCGACGAGCCCGGAACCGGGGCGAGCGCCGACGCGCCGCTCTACGACCAGCTTCCCTCCTCGATCCGCGACGCGGGCGTCATCACCGTCGCCGCAGACACGCACCCGCCGTACCGCACCATCGAAGAGGGCGGCGAGATCACGGGGATCGACCCCGACCTGCAGGCGGCCCTGTCGGAGCAGCTGGGCGTTCCGTTCCAGATGCAGACCTCGTCGGGTCTGGATGCGATGCTCACCGGCATGCTCTCGGGGCGCTTCGACGCGTTCAACGGTCCCGTGCGGACCACGCCCGAACGGGAGGCGGAGTTCGACGCCGTCGTCTGGATGACGACGCGGACCTCCTACGTCTTCCTCGCCGAGCGCGCCGACGAGCTCGACGATCCCGAGGCGCTGTGCGGAGCCCGGGTCGCCGGCGTGACGGGGTCGGTCACGGAGAGCCAGCTGGAGCGCTACAACGAGTGGTGCGAAGGCGAAGGGCTCGATCCCGCCGAGTTCGTCGGACTCGAGGACACCAACTCGACCTTCCTCGCCGTCAACTCCGACCGAGCCGACTACGCCGGTACGACCCAGTCCGCAGCGATCGATCTGCAGGCGAGCGATCCCGATCAGTACGGGTACCTGATCCAGACGGATGAGCAGGGGGCCGGAGTGGACCAGCTGGCCATGTTCATGCCGAAGGACAGCGGTCTGGCGGAGCCGATGCTCGCGGCGTTCCAGGCCATCTTCGACAACGGCGAATACGACCGCATCATGTCCGAGTGGGGCATCGAGGACGCCGCCGTCGAGGAGCCGTCGCTGAACCCCATGACCGGACAGTGA
- a CDS encoding 2-hydroxyacyl-CoA dehydratase family protein, whose translation MTAGSGPVIGIVGNDVPRQIVLASGALPFRITGLWEAPGDRAWLDLLGAADPVAATVAEELSDADVDGIVVSNDSEAHLRLFYVLRATGSRVPLHLVDLPRRDSAGSRRFLRHQFTALARFCGGVTGRTPDAQSLHDAAVAEAALGEELERLRARRRAHPPRCSGAQALEATLAAMRVPPPVAADIIRAAGGEDVPARRRVHMTGSDHPDARAYAALEAAGLIVVSEDHGTGDGAWLGVSAAGGSVTETVDRLIDAHFARIPASTTGSGADRARTTRSLAAASGADVAVSLIRDLDESPLWDVVDQRDALAADGIELHVADHVRPGEVVGRVSAMAAELSAGRASR comes from the coding sequence GTGACCGCCGGGTCAGGGCCGGTGATCGGGATCGTCGGCAACGACGTGCCCCGACAGATCGTGCTGGCCTCGGGGGCGCTGCCCTTTCGGATCACGGGGCTGTGGGAGGCGCCCGGCGACCGCGCCTGGCTCGATCTCCTGGGCGCCGCCGACCCCGTGGCTGCCACCGTCGCCGAGGAGCTCAGCGACGCCGACGTCGACGGCATCGTGGTGAGCAACGACAGCGAGGCTCATCTCCGGCTGTTCTACGTCCTCCGGGCGACGGGCTCGCGTGTCCCGCTGCATCTGGTCGACCTCCCCCGCCGCGACTCGGCGGGGTCGCGCAGATTCCTCCGGCATCAATTCACCGCGCTGGCACGCTTCTGCGGCGGGGTCACCGGACGGACTCCGGATGCGCAGAGCCTGCACGACGCGGCTGTCGCCGAGGCAGCGCTGGGGGAGGAGCTGGAACGCCTCCGCGCGCGCCGCCGCGCGCACCCGCCCCGGTGCTCCGGCGCTCAGGCTCTGGAGGCGACACTCGCTGCGATGCGGGTGCCGCCGCCAGTCGCGGCCGACATCATCCGCGCCGCAGGCGGTGAGGACGTCCCCGCCCGGCGCCGCGTCCACATGACCGGATCCGATCACCCCGACGCTCGTGCGTACGCGGCCCTGGAGGCAGCGGGCCTGATCGTCGTCAGCGAGGACCACGGCACCGGCGACGGGGCCTGGCTCGGCGTGAGCGCGGCCGGCGGCTCGGTGACGGAGACGGTGGACCGGCTGATCGACGCGCATTTCGCCCGCATTCCCGCTTCGACGACGGGGTCGGGCGCAGACCGCGCCCGGACGACCCGGTCCCTCGCCGCAGCGAGCGGTGCGGATGTCGCCGTGTCCCTCATTCGCGATCTCGACGAGTCTCCGCTGTGGGATGTCGTCGATCAGCGCGATGCCCTCGCCGCGGATGGGATCGAGCTCCACGTCGCCGACCACGTCCGGCCGGGTGAGGTCGTCGGCCGGGTGTCTGCGATGGCAGCGGAACTCTCAGCCGGAAGGGCGAGCCGATGA
- a CDS encoding GntR family transcriptional regulator → MTDTDVLDGAPARPDLTQRIRDAILSAEFAPHQRLIEADLSERFEASRASVRNALLNLAGEGLVERLPNRGARVRAISVDEAVEIVEVRVGLESLCARKAAENLTAEGEAELRAIRDGIEEAIATGNLVEYARLNQEMDRCLREESGHLTATQLLERLRAQSARHQFRLAFHPGRASQSAPEHIAIIDAVLARDPDAADAATRAHLNGIVGVLRALG, encoded by the coding sequence ATGACCGACACGGACGTTCTGGATGGCGCGCCCGCGCGCCCGGACCTCACCCAGCGCATCCGCGACGCGATTCTGAGCGCCGAGTTCGCGCCGCATCAGCGGCTCATCGAAGCAGACCTCAGCGAACGCTTCGAGGCGTCCCGGGCGTCGGTGCGCAACGCCCTGTTGAACCTCGCCGGCGAGGGACTCGTGGAGCGCCTCCCCAACCGGGGTGCACGCGTGCGAGCCATCAGCGTCGACGAAGCGGTCGAGATCGTCGAGGTGCGCGTGGGGCTGGAGTCCCTCTGCGCCAGGAAGGCCGCCGAGAATCTCACCGCGGAGGGCGAGGCGGAGCTCCGCGCCATCCGCGACGGCATCGAAGAGGCCATCGCCACCGGCAACCTCGTGGAGTACGCCCGGCTCAACCAGGAGATGGACCGCTGCCTCCGCGAGGAGAGCGGCCACCTGACCGCGACCCAGCTGCTCGAGCGGCTGCGGGCCCAGTCGGCGCGCCACCAGTTCCGTCTCGCCTTCCACCCCGGGCGGGCTTCGCAGTCGGCGCCGGAGCACATCGCCATCATCGACGCGGTGCTCGCCCGCGACCCCGATGCGGCCGACGCCGCCACCCGCGCCCACCTGAACGGCATCGTCGGAGTGCTGCGCGCGCTCGGCTGA
- a CDS encoding MFS transporter: protein MTRGGPTAALQPFHNRNFSLYFAGQVASNTGTWFQNLALSLAVLDATGSAQALSGVTIAQFLPLLLLSVPAGRVADRFRPRSILLVTSIASAAVVAGLALLTLAPTLPLGPLYALVAALGVVHTFERLAAQAIIYELVGPERLSTAVSLSTIALASARSIGPGLAGVAFAALGPTVCLLVNAGSFLLVFVSVLLLRPARMFPRVMRDRRAPRFRPPRALATLLVVNVVIALLALNLMLVLTSTVTLSFGGDAAAVGAVHTLNAVGAIVGGLIAAGRTTVTVRSLIVACAVMGAALLVNAAAPTLGVLLLLGPVLGLGVGYYQGVLYAAAQGSVAPEHIGRTMSWVTLGNYGMVPIGAALIGWVIDLSDGRVALAIGGTAALACAVFVALRLGRRGEAPGAVTD, encoded by the coding sequence ATGACCCGGGGCGGGCCGACCGCGGCGCTCCAGCCCTTTCACAACCGCAACTTCTCCCTGTACTTCGCGGGGCAGGTCGCATCGAACACCGGCACGTGGTTCCAGAACCTCGCGCTCTCGCTCGCGGTGCTGGACGCCACCGGCAGCGCGCAGGCGCTCAGCGGTGTCACGATCGCTCAGTTCCTGCCGCTGCTGCTGCTGAGCGTCCCGGCCGGGCGCGTCGCCGACCGGTTCCGTCCACGGTCGATTCTCCTGGTCACCTCCATCGCCTCGGCTGCCGTCGTCGCGGGCCTCGCTCTGCTCACGCTCGCACCCACACTTCCGCTCGGGCCCCTGTACGCACTGGTGGCGGCGCTCGGCGTGGTCCATACGTTCGAGCGACTCGCCGCGCAGGCGATCATCTACGAGCTCGTGGGGCCCGAAAGACTCTCGACGGCCGTGTCGCTCAGCACGATCGCGCTGGCTTCGGCGCGGTCCATCGGACCAGGGCTCGCCGGCGTCGCCTTCGCTGCGCTCGGGCCGACGGTGTGCCTGCTGGTCAATGCGGGTTCGTTCCTTCTCGTGTTCGTGTCGGTCCTGCTCCTGCGGCCGGCGCGGATGTTCCCTCGGGTCATGCGCGATCGCCGCGCGCCCCGTTTCCGCCCGCCCCGCGCGCTCGCGACGCTGCTCGTGGTCAACGTCGTGATCGCTCTGCTGGCGCTGAACCTCATGCTGGTACTCACCTCGACGGTGACGCTGTCCTTCGGCGGCGACGCGGCAGCGGTCGGCGCCGTGCACACTCTCAATGCCGTCGGCGCCATCGTCGGCGGCCTCATCGCCGCGGGCAGAACGACAGTGACCGTGCGTTCGCTCATCGTCGCGTGCGCGGTGATGGGGGCAGCGCTGCTGGTCAACGCCGCCGCGCCGACGCTCGGAGTGCTGCTGCTCCTCGGCCCCGTCCTCGGCCTCGGTGTCGGGTACTACCAGGGTGTTCTCTACGCCGCCGCGCAGGGGAGCGTGGCGCCCGAGCACATCGGCAGGACGATGTCGTGGGTCACCCTCGGCAACTACGGGATGGTGCCGATCGGTGCGGCGCTGATCGGCTGGGTGATCGACCTCTCCGACGGTCGAGTCGCCCTCGCCATCGGTGGAACGGCTGCTCTCGCATGCGCGGTGTTCGTCGCGCTGCGGCTGGGGCGACGCGGCGAGGCGCCCGGCGCGGTCACAGACTGA
- a CDS encoding ABC transporter substrate-binding protein yields the protein MSEFHTKTWGRRARVTTVVAGIGILALVATGCARGANTGGGDESGDAVAASPGITDDSITLGITTPLSGPTAGPGTCTVAGLEAYFGAANAEGGIEFGDGNTRTVEIEALDDAYDPQQAAANFEQLKDSVFAMTSGLGTPTNRAWREAAIDDEVPQVLIMTGDPLFSNTEESPWQLGFVPIYQNEGAAFGELLAASGEDHKVAILAQNDDYGEGYVEGFKEAIEGAGNVEIVEELTYEATDTSVDAQLTELAASGADVFFNAMSITPLVISSLQKAQELGWLPSWFLPSNTSSPTAILEPGGATAFPGVYSVSFAKAPASPAYAEDEDVQNFLTNLAEYADYPDTPAFPHCMWSYMIGGTLEQVFGEMTEPTRENFMEALRTVSDYQAPLMLEGTAVDTTEDGQPAVSSVVVQKYNGRGYDTVETFE from the coding sequence GGTGGCCACGGGCTGCGCCCGCGGCGCGAACACCGGGGGCGGTGATGAGTCGGGCGACGCCGTCGCGGCGAGCCCGGGCATCACCGACGACAGCATCACGCTCGGCATCACCACGCCGCTGTCGGGTCCGACCGCCGGACCCGGCACCTGCACGGTGGCGGGCCTGGAGGCCTACTTCGGCGCCGCGAACGCCGAGGGCGGCATCGAGTTCGGCGACGGCAACACCCGCACCGTCGAGATCGAGGCCCTGGATGACGCCTACGACCCGCAGCAGGCGGCGGCGAACTTCGAGCAGCTGAAGGACAGCGTGTTCGCCATGACCTCGGGACTCGGCACGCCGACCAACCGCGCATGGCGCGAGGCGGCGATCGACGACGAGGTGCCGCAGGTGCTGATCATGACCGGCGACCCGTTGTTCTCCAACACCGAGGAGAGCCCCTGGCAGCTCGGCTTCGTTCCGATCTACCAGAACGAGGGTGCCGCGTTCGGCGAGCTCCTGGCCGCGTCGGGCGAAGACCACAAGGTCGCGATCCTCGCGCAGAACGACGACTACGGCGAGGGCTATGTCGAGGGCTTCAAGGAGGCCATCGAGGGCGCCGGCAACGTCGAGATCGTCGAGGAGCTCACCTACGAGGCGACCGACACCTCGGTCGACGCGCAGCTGACCGAGCTGGCCGCATCCGGCGCCGACGTCTTCTTCAACGCGATGTCGATCACGCCGCTGGTGATCTCGTCGCTGCAGAAGGCGCAGGAGCTCGGGTGGCTCCCCTCCTGGTTCCTGCCCTCCAACACCTCCAGCCCCACGGCGATCCTCGAGCCGGGCGGCGCGACGGCGTTCCCGGGTGTCTACTCGGTGTCGTTCGCCAAGGCTCCCGCGAGCCCCGCCTACGCCGAGGACGAGGATGTGCAGAACTTCCTCACCAACCTCGCCGAGTACGCCGACTACCCCGACACGCCGGCGTTCCCCCACTGCATGTGGAGCTACATGATCGGCGGCACGCTCGAGCAGGTGTTCGGCGAGATGACCGAGCCGACCCGGGAGAACTTCATGGAGGCGCTGCGGACGGTCTCGGACTACCAGGCGCCACTGATGCTCGAGGGCACGGCCGTCGACACGACCGAGGACGGCCAGCCCGCCGTTTCGAGCGTCGTGGTGCAGAAGTACAACGGCCGCGGGTACGACACGGTGGAGACGTTCGAGTAA
- a CDS encoding 2-hydroxyacyl-CoA dehydratase family protein, giving the protein MTRSPRLDSAVAATTYQKEWFARTSAAARAGAPLALANADAPHEILRALDIPYVVNQWWSSIISAKRAGPASLAAVAALGLPDDSRQYDVLPLGAQLLPSDEAPWGGLPEPRFAIAERGGDVTHKIFEQWGRRPGTETFLLSRTGAVPAPEGWWDIVADEWDAVFGAERIDLLRDEIVELTHWLAERTGRGLDLAVLAGILDLANQQAEWNRRTRALLAQARPLPVPVTDVIPAVMVPQWHRGTAWAVQAAERLHDEVAARIDAGDAVHPRERRRLMWIGRGLWSDLDMYRAFQDEFDAVFVWSMYLAIAADGYLRRGPDPLRTLAARFVGLTDLLYVPPMSSSWYAKEALAHGVDGVVHLVADDTPGSALITAALEEQGVPVLELRGSNADPRATGGVRERIASFLRERVPVS; this is encoded by the coding sequence ATGACGAGGTCACCGCGGCTTGACAGCGCCGTCGCCGCCACGACGTATCAGAAGGAGTGGTTCGCCCGGACCTCGGCGGCGGCTCGTGCCGGTGCGCCCCTCGCGCTCGCGAACGCCGACGCCCCGCATGAGATCCTCCGCGCACTGGACATCCCCTATGTGGTGAACCAATGGTGGTCCTCGATCATCAGCGCCAAGCGGGCCGGTCCTGCCAGTCTCGCCGCCGTGGCTGCGCTCGGGCTCCCCGACGACAGCCGGCAGTACGACGTGCTGCCTCTCGGCGCTCAGCTGCTGCCTTCCGACGAGGCGCCGTGGGGCGGGCTGCCCGAGCCGCGGTTCGCGATCGCCGAGCGCGGGGGCGATGTCACGCACAAGATCTTCGAGCAGTGGGGACGTCGGCCGGGCACCGAGACGTTCCTGCTCTCCCGCACCGGCGCCGTCCCCGCACCCGAGGGGTGGTGGGACATCGTCGCCGACGAGTGGGACGCGGTGTTCGGCGCCGAGCGCATCGACCTCCTCCGCGACGAGATCGTCGAGCTCACGCACTGGCTGGCCGAGCGCACCGGTCGCGGACTCGACCTGGCGGTGCTCGCCGGCATCCTCGACCTGGCCAATCAGCAGGCCGAATGGAACCGGCGCACCCGAGCACTATTGGCACAGGCGCGTCCGCTCCCGGTGCCGGTGACCGATGTCATCCCGGCGGTCATGGTCCCGCAGTGGCACCGCGGCACGGCCTGGGCGGTCCAGGCCGCCGAGCGCCTGCATGACGAGGTGGCTGCGCGGATCGACGCCGGAGACGCGGTCCACCCCCGCGAGCGACGCCGTCTGATGTGGATCGGGCGAGGGCTGTGGTCGGACCTCGACATGTACCGCGCGTTCCAGGACGAGTTCGACGCCGTCTTCGTGTGGTCGATGTACCTGGCGATCGCCGCCGACGGATACCTGCGCCGCGGCCCCGACCCGCTGCGCACCCTCGCCGCGAGATTCGTGGGACTCACCGACCTGCTGTACGTGCCGCCCATGTCGTCGTCGTGGTACGCCAAGGAGGCGCTCGCACACGGGGTCGACGGCGTCGTGCACCTCGTCGCCGACGACACCCCCGGCAGCGCACTCATCACCGCCGCGCTCGAGGAGCAAGGCGTGCCCGTCCTCGAGCTCCGCGGCAGCAATGCCGACCCGCGTGCGACCGGCGGGGTCCGCGAGCGCATCGCGTCGTTCCTGCGCGAACGCGTACCGGTGTCGTGA
- a CDS encoding amino acid ABC transporter permease: MTDLTTQPVRNPRADRTVDVAAAKRRIHPWRVVVGILLLLVTAQILVFLVTNERFDWPVVAEYLFNPSVLVGLSVSIMLTIVGMVLGSILGTALAAGQLSDFAPLRWACIAFVGVFRGVPPLVQLIFWYNLAYLLPRLAVGVPFGPELFSWPTNDLITPLTAAIIGLSLHEAAYMAEIVRAGISSVDSGQRDAAKAMGFSRWHSFSRVVLPQAMRVIIPPTGSQVIALMKGTSLVSVIAMGDLLHSVQVIYNRTYEVVPMLIVAVIWYLVVVTGLTILQRRVERHFNRGMSRAAITRRVVARTEVTA; the protein is encoded by the coding sequence ATGACCGACCTGACCACGCAGCCCGTGCGCAACCCACGTGCCGACAGGACCGTGGACGTCGCCGCAGCCAAGCGTCGCATCCATCCCTGGCGAGTGGTCGTCGGCATTCTGCTCCTCCTGGTGACAGCGCAGATCCTGGTCTTCCTCGTCACCAATGAGCGCTTCGACTGGCCGGTCGTCGCCGAATACCTGTTCAACCCCAGCGTGCTTGTCGGCCTCAGCGTCTCGATCATGCTCACGATCGTGGGCATGGTGCTGGGGTCGATCCTCGGAACTGCGCTCGCGGCGGGTCAGCTCAGCGACTTCGCGCCACTGCGCTGGGCATGCATCGCCTTCGTGGGGGTCTTCCGTGGCGTCCCGCCGCTGGTGCAGCTGATCTTCTGGTACAACCTCGCCTACCTCCTGCCCCGCCTCGCCGTCGGAGTGCCCTTCGGGCCGGAGCTGTTCAGCTGGCCGACCAACGACCTCATCACCCCCCTGACCGCCGCGATCATCGGCCTGTCGCTGCACGAGGCGGCCTACATGGCCGAGATCGTGCGGGCCGGCATCTCGTCGGTGGACTCCGGGCAGCGCGACGCCGCCAAGGCGATGGGATTCAGCCGGTGGCACTCGTTCAGCCGTGTGGTTCTTCCGCAGGCCATGCGCGTCATCATCCCGCCGACCGGCTCGCAGGTCATCGCGCTGATGAAGGGGACGTCGCTGGTGAGCGTCATCGCCATGGGCGACCTGCTGCACTCGGTGCAGGTCATCTACAACCGCACATACGAAGTCGTGCCGATGCTGATCGTGGCGGTCATCTGGTACCTCGTCGTCGTCACGGGCCTGACCATCCTGCAACGGCGGGTCGAGCGTCATTTCAACCGAGGGATGTCGCGCGCCGCCATCACTCGACGGGTCGTCGCACGCACGGAGGTGACCGCATGA
- a CDS encoding amino acid ABC transporter ATP-binding protein, producing MIAGSDTSTTPVLQVTGLRKEYDGTLALDGVDLEVHAQEVVAILGPSGSGKSTLVRCVDQLESIEGGAMYLDGELLGYEDHRGHLRPLRDSDVERQRRRMGMVFQQFNLFPHWTVLRNITEAPIKVHGMAPAEARERAMDLLTRVGLADKAQAHPRQLSGGQQQRVAIARAVATNPRILLFDEPTSSLDPELVDEVLQVMKDLADSGMTMVVVTHELEFARGVADRCVFMADGQVIEDRPSTEFFADPHSTRLQAFLTRSSRPDREVSA from the coding sequence ATGATCGCCGGTTCCGACACATCGACCACCCCGGTGCTCCAGGTCACCGGGCTCCGCAAGGAGTACGACGGCACCCTGGCCCTCGACGGCGTGGATCTGGAGGTCCACGCCCAGGAAGTCGTCGCGATCCTCGGCCCGTCGGGGTCGGGCAAGTCGACGCTCGTCCGGTGCGTCGACCAGCTCGAGTCCATCGAGGGCGGCGCGATGTACCTCGACGGCGAGCTCCTGGGCTACGAGGACCACCGGGGGCACCTCCGTCCGCTCCGCGACAGCGACGTCGAGCGTCAGCGCCGGCGGATGGGCATGGTGTTCCAGCAGTTCAACCTCTTCCCCCACTGGACCGTGCTGCGAAACATCACCGAGGCGCCGATCAAAGTGCACGGCATGGCGCCCGCCGAGGCGCGCGAACGCGCGATGGATCTCCTCACCCGCGTCGGGCTGGCGGACAAGGCGCAGGCGCACCCTCGGCAACTCTCCGGCGGTCAGCAGCAGCGGGTCGCGATCGCCCGCGCCGTGGCGACCAATCCGCGCATCCTGCTGTTCGACGAGCCCACGAGCTCGCTGGATCCCGAACTCGTCGACGAAGTCCTGCAGGTCATGAAGGACCTCGCGGATTCGGGGATGACGATGGTGGTCGTCACACACGAGCTCGAGTTCGCTCGCGGCGTGGCCGACCGGTGCGTCTTCATGGCCGACGGCCAGGTGATCGAGGACCGGCCCTCGACGGAGTTCTTCGCCGACCCCCACTCCACCCGGCTCCAGGCGTTCCTCACCCGTAGCTCGCGTCCCGACCGCGAGGTCTCGGCGTGA
- a CDS encoding CapA family protein, whose amino-acid sequence MITVHAVGDLVLETTDAAGLLAPVGETLRGADVVIGHLEIPHLEGGIVHTTDVAAVPGPPSALDALADAGFDILTLAGNHVYDFGPEGIRETRRHCEERGMQVAGVGETLDDAFAPALVSAGGVTVAVVSINCVGPRETWATSLKPGAAYVDVVTHYEPRGANPGGPPRVHSFAEQTSLARAVAAVRDAASAADVVIVALHKGLVHEPARIADYEREVSHAMVDAGAQAVVSHHAHIGKGIEIYRGRPILHGLGNFATVTRALALDGDDPGRAAWARERRRLFGFEPDPAMPTYPFHPESRHTMIAALTFDDGAVETALIPCWIDDDARPVPVGRSPRGEAVADYLRTITADAAFATDLAWSGDRLVARATETP is encoded by the coding sequence GTGATCACCGTTCACGCGGTCGGCGACCTCGTCCTCGAGACGACGGATGCCGCCGGCCTGCTCGCACCCGTGGGGGAGACGCTGCGCGGCGCGGACGTCGTGATCGGCCACCTGGAGATCCCTCACCTCGAAGGGGGCATCGTCCACACGACCGACGTCGCCGCCGTCCCGGGTCCCCCGTCGGCGCTCGATGCCCTCGCCGACGCCGGGTTCGACATCCTGACCCTCGCAGGCAACCACGTCTACGACTTCGGTCCGGAAGGGATCCGCGAGACACGCCGACACTGCGAGGAGCGTGGGATGCAGGTGGCGGGTGTCGGAGAGACGCTCGACGACGCCTTCGCCCCCGCGCTGGTCTCCGCGGGTGGGGTCACCGTCGCCGTCGTCAGCATCAACTGCGTCGGACCTCGGGAGACGTGGGCGACCTCGCTCAAGCCCGGGGCCGCGTACGTCGACGTCGTCACCCACTACGAGCCGCGGGGCGCGAACCCCGGCGGTCCGCCGCGGGTGCACTCCTTCGCGGAGCAGACGAGTCTCGCCCGGGCCGTGGCTGCCGTCCGGGATGCGGCGTCGGCGGCCGACGTCGTCATCGTCGCGCTGCACAAGGGACTCGTGCACGAGCCGGCCCGGATCGCGGACTACGAACGCGAGGTCTCCCACGCGATGGTCGACGCGGGCGCGCAGGCCGTCGTCTCGCATCATGCGCACATCGGCAAAGGCATCGAGATCTATCGGGGCCGCCCCATCCTCCATGGGCTCGGCAACTTCGCCACGGTCACCCGTGCGCTCGCACTCGACGGGGATGATCCCGGACGTGCGGCGTGGGCGAGGGAACGTCGGCGTCTGTTCGGATTCGAGCCCGACCCGGCGATGCCGACCTACCCGTTCCATCCCGAGAGCCGCCACACCATGATCGCCGCCCTCACCTTCGACGACGGCGCCGTGGAAACCGCCCTCATCCCCTGCTGGATCGACGACGATGCCCGCCCGGTGCCCGTCGGCCGCTCGCCTCGCGGCGAGGCGGTCGCCGACTACCTGCGCACCATCACCGCCGATGCGGCTTTCGCCACCGACCTGGCGTGGAGCGGCGACAGACTCGTCGCCCGCGCAACGGAGACACCATGA
- a CDS encoding CaiB/BaiF CoA transferase family protein has protein sequence MTATRPTQGPLAGKTVIDLTTALAGPYATLLLASLGARVIKVENPERGGDSSRNNSPYVTADGLQMRRQDPDDMSVSMMARGRGKESITLNLKHPQSREVFFDLVRNADIVVENYSAGVTRRLGIDFAVVQQMNPRIVYTSISGFGAQGVPGDGKAMDTIIQALSGVMMTAGEPGDAPVRFGLPIGDLVAPLFAVIGTLGAVMHADATGEGQHVDVSMLGSLTSLVACEPFDALESVGFPLRTGSVVPRLAPFGTFEAADGWFAICAPTDAFAQGTLAAIEREDLVADPQFATRDARVTNADELHALITDWAATRSTAEVLSAFERNGVPAAPVRDTATAVRDDIVTGRGEVVPLVHPRFGHFEGLYGSGLPVVFSRSTTDLSRPAPGLGEHTDEVLGRMLGYDADRVAELRGNGVL, from the coding sequence ATGACCGCCACCCGACCGACCCAGGGTCCGCTCGCCGGCAAGACCGTCATCGACCTGACCACCGCCCTCGCCGGGCCCTACGCCACGCTGCTCCTGGCGAGCCTGGGCGCACGGGTCATCAAGGTCGAGAACCCCGAGCGCGGAGGTGACTCCTCGCGGAACAACTCGCCGTACGTCACCGCGGACGGTCTGCAGATGCGCCGCCAGGATCCCGACGACATGTCGGTGTCGATGATGGCCCGCGGCCGAGGCAAGGAGAGCATCACTCTCAACCTGAAGCATCCGCAGAGCCGCGAAGTGTTCTTCGATCTCGTGCGCAACGCCGACATCGTCGTGGAGAACTACAGCGCGGGGGTGACCCGGCGCCTGGGGATCGACTTCGCCGTGGTGCAGCAGATGAACCCGCGTATCGTCTACACCTCGATCAGCGGCTTCGGGGCGCAGGGCGTGCCGGGCGACGGCAAGGCCATGGACACCATCATCCAGGCCCTGAGCGGCGTGATGATGACCGCCGGTGAGCCGGGGGACGCGCCGGTGCGGTTCGGCCTGCCTATCGGCGATCTGGTGGCGCCCCTGTTCGCCGTGATCGGCACCCTCGGTGCGGTGATGCATGCCGACGCGACAGGAGAGGGACAGCACGTCGACGTCTCCATGCTCGGGAGCCTCACGTCGCTCGTCGCCTGTGAGCCGTTCGATGCCCTGGAGTCCGTCGGCTTCCCGCTCCGGACCGGCAGTGTCGTCCCGCGACTCGCCCCGTTCGGCACCTTCGAGGCCGCGGACGGATGGTTCGCGATCTGCGCACCGACCGACGCCTTCGCCCAGGGGACGCTGGCGGCCATCGAGCGGGAGGACCTCGTGGCAGACCCGCAGTTCGCCACGCGAGACGCCCGGGTCACCAACGCCGATGAGCTGCACGCGCTGATCACGGACTGGGCGGCGACGCGCTCGACAGCCGAGGTCCTGAGCGCCTTCGAGCGGAACGGCGTGCCGGCCGCCCCCGTCCGGGACACGGCGACCGCGGTCCGTGACGACATCGTCACCGGTCGCGGGGAAGTCGTGCCGCTGGTGCACCCCCGATTCGGACACTTCGAGGGGCTGTACGGCAGTGGGCTCCCGGTGGTCTTCTCGCGGAGCACCACCGACCTGTCCCGCCCGGCTCCGGGCCTCGGCGAGCACACGGACGAGGTGCTCGGTCGGATGCTCGGGTACGACGCCGATCGAGTTGCAGAGCTGCGCGGCAACGGAGTGCTGTGA